The Chitinophaga caeni genome segment AGATCTGTTAACTACTGCTACCATTAATGCTCCCGGCTCAACAGGTGCTACTAATTCGTGGAGATATAGAAATTTCACTTTAGTATTTAAGGGAGCGCCGGGCTCTGCAACTACACCGCCTACAGCTTTTATTGTCAAAAACTATTGATCAAACTAATCTAAAAGAGCAGAAATGACTAGTATATTAAAAACCGAAGGATTGTCTCATAAATACTCTAATACCTGGGCTATACGGGATATCAATATAGAGATAGGACAAACCGGTATCACGGGATTGCTCGGTTCAAATGGAGCCGGAAAATCTACCATGATGAACATTATATGCGGGGTTCTCCATCAACTGGAAGGCAGCGTGTATATAAACGGGGTAAACTTGAACCAGGAGCCAGAAACCGCGAAAAAATATATCGGCTTCCTACCGCAAACACCACCGCTTTACAGCGATTTAACGATCGATGAATACCTTTCTTACTGCGCCGAGTTGCGATTTATGAATAAGGGTAGCATTAAGCAGGCCGTGGAAGAAGTAAAAGAACGTTGCGGGATATCGCATTTCAGTAGCCGGTTGATAAAAAATCTTTCCGGTGGATACCGCCAGCGCGTGGGTATTGCCCAAGCCATTATCCATAAACCCAAACTCGTGGTACTGGATGAACCTACCAATGGCCTCGATCCTAATCAATTGTTGGAAGCAAGGAAACTGATCAAGGAAATAGCGCAAGACCATGCCGTGCTTTTATCCTCGCATATCCTTTCGGAGATCAACCTGCTTTGTAAAGATATCATCATGATAGAATCCGGGAAGATCATTTTTTCTGATACGATGGATGCGTTCGATAACTACATGCAGCCACAGCGGGTTATCCTGAAGCTGGAAAATCCGCCGATGAAAGAGGAGATACTGAAGATCCCCGGCGTTACCGGGGTCACGTCTTTGAATAGCAAAGAGCTGGCAATTGAATTTGACGGCGACCTTGAAATATCTGAAAGATTGGTGGCCTCAAGTGTTGCAAACAATTGGCGGCTCAGGGAGCTTAGAGTTGAAAAAAGATTACTGGATGATACATTCAAACTTCTTTCTGCTACCAACTCCTAAAGAATAACGCACCTAAATACTTTTTCAAAAATCCAAACCATTATAAATGAATATCATCTTCAAGATAGCAAGGAATGAATTTCGTAACCTTTTCTATTCCCCGGTCGCCTGGTTTTTAATGATCGTATTTTTAGTGCAATGCTCGATAGTCTTCACCGGCTTACTGTATCCTATTGCACATTTTCAGGATATACGCATTGAGAACGATCCCAACTTTAGGAATTGGGGTGATTTAAACTCATTCACACGCATATTTTTCACCGATCCCGGCGCTTTATTTACGCACATATTGAGGAATTTATACCTGTTTGTTCCGTTACTGACCATGGGGCTCATCAGCAGGGAAATTAACAATGGTACGGTTAAACTATTGTATTCTTCCCCTGTAACTGTAAGGCAAATCGTTTTTGGTAAGTACTTGGCAGTTGTATTATATAATTTGATGCTGCTGGGTATTATGGTTGTTTTCATGATAGTTGCGGCCTTGGTTACCAACTCGATCGAATACGGGATACTGGCATCTGCCGCGCTCGGGTTTTTCCTGCTGATCTGCGCCTACTCTGCTATAGGTCTCTTTATGAGTAGCCTCTCCAATTACCAGATCGTATCTGTTATCAGCACCTTTACAATTATTTTGATACTTACCTATATCAACGGGCTATGGCAGAAATATGATTTTATTCGCGACCTCACCTGGTTCCTTTCCATGTTGGGACGTACAGATAAGATGCTAGTGGGATTACTGACCACGAAAGATGTGATTTACTTCTTAGTAGTCATATTCATGTTCGTGAGTTTTACATTGATCAAGTTGGAGTCGGGAAGGTCATCAAGACCATGGTATAAGAATGCGGCGGCCTATATAACGGTGGCTGCTATCGGTTTGGCCATTGGTTATGCAAGCTCACGCCCGCGTTTTACTGGCTATTGGGACACCACGTCTACTGGCGCTAATACGATACATCCGAGAGTGCAAAAAATCATTAAAGATTTAGGTAAAGAAGAGCCGCTGGAAGTAACCTTATACGTGAACCTTATGGATCCCGGCGCTCCAAGAGCATTCCCTGAAAACCGGAATGCGTATCTCGATTATTTATGGGAAAAGTATGTTCGTTTTAAACCCAATATTACATTTAAATACAAATATTATTACGATTACGAGGAAGCGATCATGGGGCCGGAGCTATACCGCAGGTTTCCCAACAAGAGTGTTCAACAGATCGCTGAAAAATTAGCAGATCTATACGAAATTCCGTTATCCGATTTTATGACACCGGAAGAAATGAAAAAGGAACTGAATTTGAGACCTGAAAACCTGAAGTGTGTCATGCAACTCGAATACAAGGGGCGCAAGGTATTTCTACGCACCTTCCCTGATACGGAGTTTTGGCCCAATGATATGAACGTTGCCGCGGCGTTAAAATACTTGGTACGGAAAGAGGCGCCGAAAGTAGTATTCATAACCGGGAACCTGGAAAGATCCGCCTTTAAATCCGGTGAAAGGGAATACGGGGGAAATACGGCAGAAAAAGGCAATAGGAATTCGTTGATCAATCTAGGCTTTACCATCGATTCTGTTTCACTTGAAAGTAATGACATTCCAAAGGATGCGGCCATGGTAGTACTTGCCGATCCGAAAGTGGAATTAAGTCCCGTTGTAACTACTAAAATTAAAGATTATATCAACGGGGGAGGAAACATGTTCATACTGGGTGAACCTAAGAAGCAAGGCGTACTCAACCCTGTTTTAAAATCGCTCGGGGTAGCGCTAATGCCCGGCAATATAGTGCAGTTAAGCAAAAATGAGATGCCGAATATGGTCATCCCTTACTTAACCGATGCCGGTAATGAATTATCAGATGATAATTTACTGCATAAAGTCAGGAGGATGAGGGAACAGAAAAAGAACGACCCGGGGCTAGAATTCTTCGGAGCAGATACGGCTGCTGTACTGATGCCGGGTGTTACAGGTATTTCTTATGTCTCCGACAGCGCTTTCAAAATTGCGCCTTTAACAGTAACCTGGGATAGGACCTGGTTAAAGATGGGGCCACTGGTGGTAGATTCTGTGCCGCCTGTATTTAACCCGGCTGAAGGTGATGTAAAAGGCGGCTTCCCGACCTCTATACAACTTACCCGGCAGATAAACGGGAAAGAACAACGTATTATCGTTTGTGGGGATGCAGATTTTGGAAGTAACCTTAGAAGTTACCAGTCCTATTTTTCGATCTCCGCATTTAGCTGGCTGAATGAAAACGATTATCCAGTTTATACCCCTGTAAGCCCATTCACCGACAACCTGTTGTTGATCGGGGGGAAAGTTGCGGCTACCATCAAGATCATCTTCGTGTGGGTATTACCGGCAATCTTATTGTTGATAGGAACTGTATTGCTCATCAGGAGAAAAAGAAAATAGATTATGACAGATCATGCATTGCATACCGATGAACAAACCATAAACGATCTCAGGATTTTGGGTAAACAAGACGGCAGGAGCGTTTATGAAATCTATAACCGGGCGCACACCCGGGGAGGAGAATCGTTGCTAGAGAAAATGTTCTGTAACCCGTTGTCGGATAAAGAAGCAATTAACCGGCGCAGCAGCATTATAGAAAATTTTGCCCGGTTAAATATTTCTTTCCCGTTTACTAGCTCATTGCTGGATGTTGTGGAGAAATACTTGCTAACAGCTACGGATGTCCGCAGTACAGGCAATAGCCCGTTTTCTCTTGGGGAAAAGGAAATTCAGAGCGGTGTATCAGGCATCATTGAGCTTACCAGGGCCATGAAGCAATTTGTAGATAATGGTGATCTCTGGAAAATAGAGGCATATGCCGATGAGTATAATGCCATACTCAATTTCCTCTCGGATCCGGCTTTTGAACCGGTGCTCAGGGAACAGCGGAAAGGCCATCTTCCTTATGCGGCCATCACGGCTTACGACACGTTGTTCAGGAATAGCGAAAGTAATAAGATACTGAAGCTTTTGGCAAGCATCTACTTATTAGATGTGTACATCTCCGTTGCCCGGACAGCTATTGAGAGAGGATTTGTATTCCCCCGTGCGCAAGAGAAAGGGTTGTGCCTGCTGAAGCTAGAAGGAGTCTACTATCCCGGCTTGGAGCATCCGGTAAAAAATAATATTTCGATCGATTCCTCTTCGAATGTCATCTTTTTGACCGGCGCCAACATGGCGGGCAAATCCACATTTCTCCGCGCCATTAGCACGGCCTTGTACGTGGCGCACCTGGGTTTCCCGGTAGCGGCTGATTCAATGGAGTTTTCCGTAATG includes the following:
- a CDS encoding ABC transporter ATP-binding protein; the encoded protein is MTSILKTEGLSHKYSNTWAIRDINIEIGQTGITGLLGSNGAGKSTMMNIICGVLHQLEGSVYINGVNLNQEPETAKKYIGFLPQTPPLYSDLTIDEYLSYCAELRFMNKGSIKQAVEEVKERCGISHFSSRLIKNLSGGYRQRVGIAQAIIHKPKLVVLDEPTNGLDPNQLLEARKLIKEIAQDHAVLLSSHILSEINLLCKDIIMIESGKIIFSDTMDAFDNYMQPQRVILKLENPPMKEEILKIPGVTGVTSLNSKELAIEFDGDLEISERLVASSVANNWRLRELRVEKRLLDDTFKLLSATNS
- a CDS encoding Gldg family protein; the encoded protein is MNIIFKIARNEFRNLFYSPVAWFLMIVFLVQCSIVFTGLLYPIAHFQDIRIENDPNFRNWGDLNSFTRIFFTDPGALFTHILRNLYLFVPLLTMGLISREINNGTVKLLYSSPVTVRQIVFGKYLAVVLYNLMLLGIMVVFMIVAALVTNSIEYGILASAALGFFLLICAYSAIGLFMSSLSNYQIVSVISTFTIILILTYINGLWQKYDFIRDLTWFLSMLGRTDKMLVGLLTTKDVIYFLVVIFMFVSFTLIKLESGRSSRPWYKNAAAYITVAAIGLAIGYASSRPRFTGYWDTTSTGANTIHPRVQKIIKDLGKEEPLEVTLYVNLMDPGAPRAFPENRNAYLDYLWEKYVRFKPNITFKYKYYYDYEEAIMGPELYRRFPNKSVQQIAEKLADLYEIPLSDFMTPEEMKKELNLRPENLKCVMQLEYKGRKVFLRTFPDTEFWPNDMNVAAALKYLVRKEAPKVVFITGNLERSAFKSGEREYGGNTAEKGNRNSLINLGFTIDSVSLESNDIPKDAAMVVLADPKVELSPVVTTKIKDYINGGGNMFILGEPKKQGVLNPVLKSLGVALMPGNIVQLSKNEMPNMVIPYLTDAGNELSDDNLLHKVRRMREQKKNDPGLEFFGADTAAVLMPGVTGISYVSDSAFKIAPLTVTWDRTWLKMGPLVVDSVPPVFNPAEGDVKGGFPTSIQLTRQINGKEQRIIVCGDADFGSNLRSYQSYFSISAFSWLNENDYPVYTPVSPFTDNLLLIGGKVAATIKIIFVWVLPAILLLIGTVLLIRRKRK
- a CDS encoding MutS-related protein; this encodes MTDHALHTDEQTINDLRILGKQDGRSVYEIYNRAHTRGGESLLEKMFCNPLSDKEAINRRSSIIENFARLNISFPFTSSLLDVVEKYLLTATDVRSTGNSPFSLGEKEIQSGVSGIIELTRAMKQFVDNGDLWKIEAYADEYNAILNFLSDPAFEPVLREQRKGHLPYAAITAYDTLFRNSESNKILKLLASIYLLDVYISVARTAIERGFVFPRAQEKGLCLLKLEGVYYPGLEHPVKNNISIDSSSNVIFLTGANMAGKSTFLRAISTALYVAHLGFPVAADSMEFSVMDGVFTTINLPDNLGIGASHFYAEVLRVKKMATALSSGKSFFILFDELFRGTNVKDAQEATVAVINGFATNKNSIFFISSHIVEAGESLQQLANVSFLYLPTRMSGHQPTYTYKLEQGITDDRHGMVIIRNEGILEILKKGKKAEPFDKMTNRINI